One Sinorhizobium mexicanum genomic region harbors:
- the nikC gene encoding nickel transporter permease, translated as MSLATETRPMTRREWLLSDRPQSRTQARLGRAYMTWRRFSANRLAVLGLIILLGLVFVAAFANVLAPHSPVVGNLAGARLLPPGSEGYLLGTDDQGRDILSRLIHGSRLTLAVVVLVAIIAAPVGLIVGAVAGYSGGWIDAVLMRITDIFLAFPKLVLALAFVAALGPGIENAVIAIAITSWPPYARIARAETLTVRNSDYIAAVQLMGASPARIIFRHVMPMCLSSLIVRVTLDMAGIILTAAGLGFLGLGAQPPLPEWGAMIASGRRFILDQWWVATMPGVAILIVSLGFNLLGDGLRDALDPRESGQ; from the coding sequence ATGAGCCTTGCCACCGAAACACGACCGATGACACGCCGCGAATGGCTGCTGTCCGACCGGCCGCAATCGCGCACCCAAGCGCGTCTCGGCCGTGCCTATATGACCTGGCGGCGCTTTTCGGCGAACCGCCTCGCGGTTCTCGGCCTCATCATCCTGCTCGGGCTGGTGTTCGTGGCGGCCTTTGCCAATGTGCTGGCGCCGCATTCGCCAGTGGTCGGCAACCTCGCCGGCGCGCGGCTGCTGCCGCCCGGAAGCGAGGGGTATCTGCTCGGCACGGATGATCAGGGCCGCGATATCCTCTCGCGACTGATCCACGGGTCGCGGCTGACGCTTGCGGTGGTCGTTCTCGTCGCGATCATCGCTGCACCGGTTGGCCTTATTGTCGGCGCTGTCGCCGGATACTCCGGCGGCTGGATCGATGCCGTGCTGATGCGCATCACCGATATCTTTCTCGCCTTTCCGAAGCTCGTCCTGGCGTTGGCCTTCGTCGCGGCGCTTGGGCCCGGCATCGAAAACGCCGTCATCGCGATTGCGATCACCTCCTGGCCCCCCTATGCGCGCATCGCCCGCGCCGAGACGCTGACGGTCCGCAATTCCGACTATATCGCCGCCGTTCAACTGATGGGGGCGTCGCCGGCGCGTATCATCTTCCGCCATGTCATGCCGATGTGCCTGTCGTCGCTGATCGTGCGCGTCACCCTCGACATGGCCGGCATCATCCTGACGGCTGCGGGCCTCGGCTTCCTTGGCCTTGGCGCGCAGCCGCCGCTGCCGGAATGGGGGGCGATGATCGCCTCCGGCCGCCGCTTCATTCTCGATCAGTGGTGGGTCGCCACCATGCCCGGTGTCGCGATCCTGATCGTCAGCCTCGGCTTCAACCTGCTTGGCGACGGCCTGCGCGACGCACTCGACCCGCGGGAGAGCGGCCAATGA